TTTCTTGGTTCTAAAACTTGGCTTGGGCGTATCTTGCAGCAAAGCTATCGTCTTGTTTGAGGGATTATGACCAACTGTTCTAAAACTTTGCTCAGTAGGTATATGAGGCTGGACTCTCTATTTGTTCCATTGATCCTTCTCCTAAGCTCATTTGGTCTAATGAATATGGAGTTTGGGTTCATGAGTTTGAAGCCAAGGATGCAAACTCCACTGTGGTTTGCAGTGTCCAAGTGGATATCGATCACATGTTGTACACGTGGATATAATAATCTAACTGCACATGTGGATAATAATACAATATGTGTACACCACATAATGCAATATGTGTACACTTGATAGTTCTTACATGTTCTTGTGTACTAAAAATTTGAACTACAATCAATCTAGATATCATAATAGATATAACACTTATGTACATCTACTCCAAAAACTTCCATTTATCCAAAGTACATATACGTACATGTTCTTTGTGTACTAAAAAATATGTGGACATCGTTTCGTGTACATGTGGATAACGTTACACGTCGATCATTGGATGAACTTTCTTCTGCTCTTCTTTGGTTAAGGCTATATCTTTGCAGTTGTAGTTGCAATGCAACAATATATCAAATGTTTAGAGGTTTTTTTTGGTGATTTCTGCTTTCTTGGAATGTATGGTGTTCCCACTGACTATATGTAAGTGTGTCATTTTTCGTTTTTCACTGTgtggttattttaaaaaatgttgtttgaaagaaataacctagtttaatttaaacagaAGGTGTACATGAGCATGTGTACATGTGGATATGTTCTAGCAGTGTACATGTGGATTATATTTATATGCAAGTgtgccatttttcttttttcatttttttgttatcttaaaaACTGTTGTTTGAAAGTAATAAcctagtttaatttaaacagaATATGTACATGTGGATACGTTCTTGGAGTGCACATGTGGGATATGCTCTTGGAGTGGACATGTGGATACTATTACATCAATTATGAGGAGGATTGGGATGAGCAATCAAAAGGGTTAATCTAATAGATATATGCACagctaaaaaattatataaaatatgaaggaccaaagttgcaaaaaaaaagtgGCCATTGATGTTCGAGCTTCTCGAAACAGTGCTGCTATGAAGAGACAAGGTGATGACGTCGGGAAAGTTGTAGAACCCAGCAGATGAGATGACGAAGAAAACTACGACGGACTTGGGGCTTTGACGGCGTAAGAGAAGACGGGACGGAAACGCTAGAGATGAGTTGCAGAGCACAAATCAAGGCGGAGAAGGAAGAGTTGCGGTGGAGAAAAGTTTGGATTTGAGTGGTTCGTGTATCCACTTATTTCAAGATTCAAAATTGAATCTTATTTccagattcaaaattttttatatattttccattAAAGTGGTTTCTCTGCAGtcgaaagaaagagaaaataatGATTAAGATTAAAAATGGTGGGACCACTTTAGTTAGAAGTATGAAATTAGTTAGCAATTGTTTGGATTTTAGTTACAAAAACTACTTCAGTAGTAACAAGTGGcttattatgtaataaaaagaTAGAAAATGACCTATAATGAAAATAACTCGAGAAACAACCTGTTTTCAAACATGTCGCATTCCATATCTCAATCAACCCGTCTCGACCCTTGGGTGTATTGTATTATCCTTATCTAGGCCCAACTTCAAAAAGATGAGCGTTGAACCCAAAATAAAAACTAAGATTGTTTTGCAAATGAGCGAGATGTGAAAATCAatcattattataataaaatacattgaaTCGGAATATCGTTTCCAAATTCAGTTGCAAAACCATTGAAAATATTCTTCTTTCAGTTAATTGGAAGAGTTTTCCACTCCATTGTAACATTATTCCAGAAAGAAAATTATACAAGTTTGATTTTAACAGAGAACACAAGTAAACTTTCTTGGTAAACAAATGTTGTTTGTTGTTGCCTTGTTGGAGTATTTATGgtaatgttttattattaaacctACCCAAACAAGACAATATGTCTGGTGATGATAGTACATTTGGTAATAAAACTATTTAACTAAAACGAGTGCTTTTAATCTTTGTGGCTATCAAATTCGGAGAAAAATACGGAAAACGAGACGTAGAGTATCGCGTTACGTTACCAATCTCCTTGCCGCAAATTTAACAACCACACACACCCTGCGAAGTCTAGTGCATTTTAGTAAAACATCCAATGCTGGTGCTAAATTACGCTTAAAGAGTTTAAAGGTGATAACTTTCACCCTTGTCTCGCCACCACTTGCTTGTATACTCTGACACATTGCCCCCaagaaaaatccaaacaaatagAATATTGCCGTCTGAGTTTCCCCTTCCTATTTATCCTGCGGCGGCGTCTAGATCATGATTCTTTCCCGGaactgaattaaaaaaaaaaacaaaacaaatggcTGTTTCTTCTCTGGAGATTGTTAAGTTATGTGGATACTCTCCTGTATCATCGATTTCCCGCCATAAATCTACAGTGAAACTGGAAACTAGAAAAAGGGTTTTCAGATTAGCAGATTCTCGGCATCTTGGTCGATGTGTTAAGGTTTATTCATCATCTCCTCGTAACGGCGGCGATAATCAGTCAAAAggtcagcttttttttttgtctcttgaTAATATTCCGACAAGGACTATTTTGGTTCTGTAATAGATGTGGAGAGTGTCCCGTTTGTGATTAgctctttaatttttatttactgactaattcatatttattcatatctacaaaaatatatatttattcatatatatCCTTTGTGTTATTTATTGCTTGAGTCTGGAGTTTGATTTCTTGAGTTTGAGTTTTGTAGGTGATGAGCCTCCAGAATCTTTATTTATGAAAGAGTTGAAGAGACGAGGTATGACTCCTACTTCGTTGCTTCAAGACTATGAAGTTGATGTAGACGAGATCAAAGCCACTGGTAAAGAAAGCTCTAAGACGACTGCAACTACTACTCCTCCATTTGACCAAAGCTTGTTAAACCAGAGAGAGAGGTCGTTGGCTTTAAACAGCGAAGGGCTTGAGGTCAGATTTGAGTTCTTGTAGTGTCACATAGGCATTTGTTGGTTCCTTTCACATACTAACAGGCGAGAGATAGTGTTCATTTGTGGTGTGCAGGGATTGATTCCACGTGCTAAGATCTTGCTGACGACTGGAGGGACTTTCTTCCTGGGTTTTTGGCCTTTGATTGTCTTAACTCTTGGCGCCTTCTCTGCTCTTTACCTTGTAAGTTAATGTGATCAACATATGTTCTTCTTGAGCTTATAAGGTTTGTCTCTGATTgtgttgttttgtttcatttgCTTTGTTTCATTTGCAAGTACTTTGGAGCAGATTTCGTTCATGATGGAAGCAGGAATCCGGTTTCGCCACCACCGTACATCGATCCTTATGCTCTGTTGGAGGATGAGAGGATATCTGGGACAGGGGCGTCCCTGAGATGCTGGAGGCCTAAAACAATTTAGTaagagttttataaaaaaaattttttttacaaatttagggGCCTTTtcttatgtaaatttttttgaaaaatttgggGGCCCTAAACCGGTGTTTCAGTCCGCTGTGCCCAGGACCGCCCCTGATCTGGGATCAATTCTCGTCTTAATTAGCATCTCCACCTGTGTGTTCTTTCTCAAGTAGCAGTTGATAATGTGATATATTGTTGCTCTCAAGTATATATTTTACTTCATCTGCGCTCTTTATCACGGCTGTATTGTAAAAAAATGTTGCTTCTCTATTCTTGCAACTTTAAAAAAGGTTCACCAGAAAGTAGAAAAGTTCCGAACTTTCGCCATTTATTACTTCATTTTCAATCATATAACTCACATAAACCAAGTcaaattttgtataatttttcttttattgtcgacaaaaaattgtataaattaaTCATGGATTTAGGCAACGATTATGTTCTCTTTAGCCTTATCTGGCATGAATATCGACATGTTCTAAAATAGAAACGAGAACGATAATAAAAAAAGCACAAATCCAGTAGAGTAAAAACCATAATAGAGTTCAGAACCATAACAGAATTCAAACAGCAAGAGACAGATAGTTGCAAGAAAATACAAACCAAAGACTCGTCACAAGAATGTTTCGAGCCCGATAACGCAAACATAAAAGGATAGCAGAAAAGCCACACACAATATCCATGTTTTTCCAAACACTGTGCTCTTAGTACTCCTCACCCTCGTCATCCTCATCGTCACCACCTTCAGCACCAACCTCTTCATAATCCTTCTCCAACGCTGCAAGATCCTCACGAGCCTCAGAGAACTCTCCTTCCTCCATACCCTCACCGACATACCAGTGAACGAAAGCACGTTTCGCGTACATGAGATCAAAC
This genomic interval from Brassica napus cultivar Da-Ae chromosome A6, Da-Ae, whole genome shotgun sequence contains the following:
- the LOC106346157 gene encoding uncharacterized protein LOC106346157 isoform X2, with amino-acid sequence MAVSSLEIVKLCGYSPVSSISRHKSTVKLETRKRVFRLADSRHLGRCVKVYSSSPRNGGDNQSKGDEPPESLFMKELKRRGMTPTSLLQDYEVDVDEIKATGKESSKTTATTTPPFDQSLLNQRERSLALNSEGLEGLIPRAKILLTTGGTFFLGFWPLIVLTLGAFSALYLYFGADFVHDGSRNPVSPPPYIDPYALLEDERISGINSRLN
- the LOC106346157 gene encoding uncharacterized protein LOC106346157 isoform X1, with the translated sequence MAVSSLEIVKLCGYSPVSSISRHKSTVKLETRKRVFRLADSRHLGRCVKVYSSSPRNGGDNQSKGDEPPESLFMKELKRRGMTPTSLLQDYEVDVDEIKATGKESSKTTATTTPPFDQSLLNQRERSLALNSEGLEGLIPRAKILLTTGGTFFLGFWPLIVLTLGAFSALYLYFGADFVHDGSRNPVSPPPYIDPYALLEDERISGTGASLRCWRPKTIYPLCPGPPLIWDQFSS